In Flavobacteriales bacterium TMED191, the DNA window AATTAGAAGCCGTAAAAGGGATATCCATGTATTTTTTTTGCACAAAACCGACTCCATGTTCGCCTGAAATAGTACCTCCTAATTTAACACACAAATGAAATATTTCTCTTATTGCTTTATTTAAAACAACATCCCATTGATGATTTGTCAATCCATCTTTTAGAATATTCACATGTAAATTACCATCTCCGGCATGACCATAACATATTGATTTGAAATTGTATTTATTTCCAATTATTTTTACACCCTCTAAAAGCTTTACTAGATTTGCTCTAGGAACAACTGTATCTTCTTCTTTATAAACTGAAAATGCTTTTACTGCAAGTCCAATTGATCTTCTAACCTTCCATATGCGTTCTTGTTCAATGTCATTGTCAGCTACAATAACCTCACCGCAAGAATATTTTCGGGTAAAATCATATATTTTTTCTGCCTCTTCAAACAATTTTTTCTTGCTACTACCATCTAACTCAATTAATAAAAAAGAATCTGTTTTATCATCTATTGAGAACGGAATATTAGCATAATTTTGATCTTGGACAAAAACAACTGCATCTTTCTCCATAAACTCTAAACTAGAGGGCAAAATATTATTATACATTATATCCGAAACTGCTTTACATGCCTCTAGATTTATTTCAAATGGAATCAAAATTAATAATCGATGATTAGGTAAAGGTAAAATTTTAACAACAGCTTGAGTAACTACCCCCAATGTACCTTCACTACCAACAATTAATTGTGTCAAGTTATAACCTGTTGCATTTTTAAGAGTATTGGCTCCTGTCCAAAAAATATCGCCATTTGGTAAAACAATTTCAAGATTTAAAACATAATTACTTGTAACACCGTATTTAACAGCTTTAGGGCCACCCGCATTTAATGCAAAGTTGCCACCTAAAGTACATGACCCCTTACTTGCAGGATCGGGAGGGTAAAATAAATTTTTCTTTTTTAAAATACTTTGAAACTCTTCATTTATTAAACCTGGTTGAACAATAGCTTGAAAATTAGCTTCATCAATGGAGATGAGTTTATTCATCTTGATCATCGACAAACTAATACCACCAAATATTGGTAAAGCACCGCCACTTAGTCCTGTTAAAGCTGCTGAGGGAGTCACGGGTATGCTATGTTTATTACAATACTTTAATATTTTTGCAACTTCTGTAGTAGAACTTGGACTTAAAACTAATTCAGGGACAAAAACTAAATTTTCAGTGTGATCACTTGCATAATGCTTACATTCCTCACCAAAATAAACATTATTATCATTTAAAATTTGTTTAAAATATTTAATATGGGTTTTATTAATTCGAGTATAATTCACTAAGTTAGTATTTAGTACTATTGCACTAAATTAACTAATTAAAAAAGTCTTTACATGAAACTTCGATTAACTTTTACATTATTTTTAACTACATTTTTATTGATTTTTTCACAAAAATCAATAACAAATGAAGATATATTCCTAAATAGGAAATTTAATCAAGATTGGGTTTTTGGTTTAAATTCAATGAATGATGGTCTACATTATACAACTTTAAAAAATGGTGACACAACTTCAATTGAAAAATTTAGTTATGAAAACTTAGAAAAAGTGCAAACTATTCTTAAATCTAGTGATATTCAAGATTTGAATTTTAGCAATTATAAGTTTAATAAAAATGAAAAATTAATTTTACTAGAAACTGAAAGCGAAAAAATCTACAGATACTCTAAAAAAAGTATTTTTTATGTTTATAATACCGAAAGTAAAGAGTTAATAAAAATATTTAATAACAAAATCAGTTTAGCTGATTTTTCTCCTAACTCAAAATTTATTTCCTATGTGTATCGCAATAATATATACACTTATAATTTGGAAAATGGCAAAACTGAAAAAATTACTCACAAAGGACTTCCTAATAAAATTATATGTGGTGCAACTGATTGGGTATATGAAGAAGAATTTGCTCTAGTAAAAGGATATCAATGGTCACCAAATAGCCAATATATTGCATATTATATATTTGATGAATCCAAAGTTGAAGAATTCTCAATGGATGTTTTCAAGGGGGGTCTTTATCCTTCTCAAGAACGTTTCAAATACCCTAAAGCAGGACAAAAAAATTCTAAGGTACAAATCAACATTTTCAATATAATTACAAAAGAAAATATTACTGCAAAAGTTAATACTAAAAAAGAAAACTACTTACCACGAATGAAGTGGACAAACCTAACAAATCAACTATTTATTCAGAGATTAAATCGTCATCAGAATCATTTGGAATTACTTAGTGTAAATCCATCAGATGGAAATGCAAAATTTATTTATGAAGAAAAAGATAAATACTATGTTGATATACATGACAACTTGATCTTTTATAAAGATGATTCCGGTTTTTTGTGGACAAGTGAAAAGAATGGATACAATCACATTTATCTTTTTCAAATGAATGGAAAAGAAAGACGTCAAATCACGAAAGGAAAATGGGAAGTAACAAATTTTTATGGTTATGATGATGCAAATAAAATTTTATATTATCAATCAAACGAAGAGTCTCCACTGGAAAAGGATATTTACAGAATAAATATTTGGGGCAAAAGCAAAAAAAAGTTATCAGGTGAGAAAGGAACTAATAACGCATCGTTTAGCAAAAATTATTCATTTTTTATTAATACCCATTCAAGTGCTAACTCACCAAATACAATTAATCTATTTAATAAGGATGGGAAAAAATTGAATACAATAAAAGACTCATCCAAACTTCGTGAAACATTAAATGATTATAACTTAACAACAAAAGATTTCTTTACATTCAAAACAAGCAAAGGAATAAATTTAAATGGGTGGATGATGAAGCCTCCTAACTTTAATGAAAATAAAAAATACCCTGTATTAATGTATGTATATGGTGGACCTGGATCGCAAACTGTCACTAACTCTTGGGGAGGTCACTATATGTGGTATCAAATGCTTTGTCAGCAAGGTTACATAGTTGTATCTATTGACAACCGCGGAACTGGGGGCAGAGGTGCTGAATTTAAAAAATGTACATACAAAGAACTTGGTAAATTAGAAACTATTGATCAAATCGAAGGCGCTAAGTATTTAGCAAAACTAAAATATGTAGATGAACAAAAAATAGGCATTTGGGGGTGGAGCTATGGTGGCTACATGTCTTCATTGTGTCTATTAAAAGGTCACGAATATTTTAACACAGCTATTGCCGTGGCACCTGTCACAAACTGGAGATTTTATGACACAATTTATACAGAAAGATACATGCAGTCACCTGTGGAAAATGCTGACGGATATGACCTTAATTCACCTATTAACCATGTGGATTCATTATCCGGAAATTACTTTTTAATACATGGATCTGCCGATGACAATGTACATGTACAGAATACCTACGAAATGGTCGATGCTCTTGTAAAAGCAAATAAACAATTTGAACTATTTATTTATCCAGATAAAAATCATGGAATATATGGAGGAAATACTAGATTGCATTTATTCACGCAGATTACCGATTTTATAACTAAAAATCTGTAATTTTGCCAATCATAACTAAAAAAATATAAAATGGGACAATTAATTTTTTGGACAGCACTAACAGTAATTGCAGTTTTAGTAGCTAAATGGTTTATAAATCATGATGGACACCCTAAAGCTCTCTTTTACCTATTCTTTGCTGAAATGTGGGAACGATTTAGTTTTTATGGTATGAGAGCCTTGTTAGTGCTTTACATCATTAAAGACTATATGGAGAGTGTAGAAAATAATGAAGAAATTGCATATGGTATATATGCAGCATATGGTGCTCTAGTATATGCCACACCTCTACTAGGTGGATTTATTGCAGATAGATTTATAGGCTATAGAAAAGCAATTATGCTAGGTGGAGTTTTAATGGCAATAGGACACTTCTTTATGGCATTTCCAGGAGATTTCTTTTTTTATGGAGCTTTAGGACTATTGATTGCTGGAAATGGATTCTTTAAACCAAATATCTCTTCTCTTGTTGGTGCGCTTTATAAAGAAGGTGACATTAAACGTGACTCAGGATTCACGATTTTTTACATGGGTATTAACTTAGGTGCTGCTGCTGCTCCATTTATATGTGGGTATATTGGTGAAATGTGGGGATGGCATTATGGTTTCAGTCTTGCCGGACTAGGAATGTTAGCAGGTGTGATTGTGTTCTGGGATGGTCTAAAAAAAGGAGTTTTTGGTGACAAAGGCCTACAACCTCAAGAATATGCAGATAAAAAGTTTTTCAATCTTAACATAGATAAGCTTGTATGGGTATTCGGTTTCTTAATTGTACCAATTTTCGCATATTTCATTGTACTTGAAGCAGGTGGAAGTAATTTCTTAGGAATGATTATAAACATATTATTAATTATTTCGGTTGGATATGCTGGTTTATTAATGTATCAAAATTATCAATCTGGCAAATCAGATGTTGCTAATAAAATAGGCTCTATTCTGATCTTAGCTGTTTTATGTGCTATATTCTGGGCTTGTTTTGAGCAAGCTGGAAGCTCTCTAACTGTATGGGCAGATAAGTGTGTTAACTTAGGAATGTTCACTGCGTCACAAACAAATGGTATAAACCCCGCAATTATTATTCTAGCGGCTTTCCCTTTTGCATTATTATGGCAAAAATTAGATTTATGGGGAAGAAACCCAAATACTCCCAAAAAATTTGCTCTGGGATTAGCTTTTCTAGGATTGGGATTTCTTGCATTTGCATATAGTATTCATTTTATTAGTGATGCTGGAAAATTACCATTTGGAACATTAATTATTGGTTGGTTATTGATAACGACTGGTGAATTGTGCTTATCGCCAATTGGATTATCTAAAGTAACTCAATTGAGTCCTAAAAAAGCTACTGCCTTTTTTATGGGTTTATGGTTTTTATCATCGACTGTTGCTCACTACATAGCAGGTATGTTAGCCAAACTAACAATCAGTGGTGAAACAACTAGTTCTGAAGGCTTGTTAGGGAAATTAAATAAAATTCTATTTTCAGGTGTTGATCCAAATGGAGTTGGTGTTGCTGAAGCAATGGTGTACAATGATTTATTTGCCAAAATTGGATTTGTAACAATAGGTATAGCGGTGATTACCCTTTTAATTTCACCTTTAATTAAAAAATTAATGGGAGATGTACATTAAAAGAATATTTGTTTTTTCTATTTGCGGTTTTTTATTTTTTGGCTGTAGTAATTCAGATCAAAAGTCTAATAAAATCATAGCACAAAATAAAGTTGTTACTAATAAAACTCAAACCGTTCAATCTAATTCTAATATAGAAGAGAAATCTGACTGGTTAATTAACTATGATGAAGTATATAATAAATCTATAAAAGAGAATAAACCAATTCTGGCAAACTTTACAGGAAGTGACTGGTGTGGATGGTGTAAAAAATTGAAAAAAGCTGTCTTTGATACTGAAACATTTAAAAAGTGGGCAAGTGAAAATGTAGTATTGTTTGAGCTCGATTATCCTAGAAGGACTCAACAAGATCCTATTATAAAAAGACAAAATGCTGAATTGCAACAAACTTTTCGTGGTTTAGTTAGAGGTTATCCTACAGTACTTATCTTTGACATTGAAAGAGAATTACAAGAAGATGGTAGTAAGTCTCAAGACAAAATTAAAATTCATGGACAACGTATGGGATATATGCCTGACCCAAATTCTTTTATAAATACAGCTGAAGCAAATTTAAAAAATAGAGAATAACATTTAAATAAAAATGGGTGGCTAATGGGACTCGAACCCACGACCCTCGGTACCACAAACCGATGCTCTAACCAACTGAGCTATAGCCACCATGTAGATTGTGCAAATATACTAAAGTGATTTATTTTAACAAATGAAAAAAATTATTCAATATATTAAACACTCAATATTTCATAAAATTTCTTTTTGGAAGTGGAAGAATTTACGAGCTAATCTTATTGAATATGGACCTGCTTTTTTAATAATTACAATATTAGTGGAAATAATAGAACATATTGGTTTACCTTTTATATTTTATTACCTTGGTAATAATATTCACGAATTCTTCTACGTGCTTATCCCAGCACCGTTAATTATATGTTTACATTTTATAACTGCTCCATTTATTTTTTTTATTTACATAAAAATAATGAAACGAAAAAAACAAAAACATGTTAGCTGATTTTCATAAAAACGTACTAAAATTACTAACAAGTATTTCCATTGCACAGTTAATACCTATAATCATAACACCTTTACTGACTCAATACTTCACTCCAGAACAATTTGGTTTTTATGGATTATATATTAGTATCTGTACAATACTGGGTGCTATAGCAAGTGGCAAATATGATGTAGCTATTATGCTTCCTAAAAGGAAAAAAGATGCACTAAATATATTAGCATTATGTGTTCTTATTGCATTTTTTTTCTCTGCAATAATTTTATCGTTATTAAATATTTTTCATGATTTATTGTTTTTAAAAATAGAGTCAGAACTAATAAGCAAGTACTATTTTATTATTCCATTATCTATATTCTTAATTTCTATTAATCAATCACTAATCAATTTTTTAAATAGAAACCGAAAATATAATTGTATTGCGCATCAAAATATATTGAAATCTAGTTCAAACTCATTTTCTGGATTAGTATTAGGATTTAAAAAAATCACCTCAGGGCTTATAATGGGACATATTTTTTCACTCATTCTAACCAGCGCCTTGAATTTTAAAAATTGTATTAGAGATTTGAATTGGCAATTTATTAATCAAAAATCGATGGTGAAGAATTTTAAAAAATATATTGATTTCTTAAAATTTTCAACTTTATCTAATCTTTTTAATTCAATTTCTAATATAGGAATGACTACAATTATTATAATATTTTTTGGAGCCAAAATAGCAGGACTATATTTTATTGCCGAAAAAATAATTGCAATTCCTGTATCATTTATGACGTCTTCAATTTCTCAAGTTTACTTTGAAAAAGCCAGTAAACTAATTTATAATGATAAAGTAAAATTGCTTAACCTAACAAACAAAATCCAAAAAAATATATTTTATATTTTACTTCCCTTTCTGATTATTGCTAGTATTTTTGGAGAAAATATCTTTT includes these proteins:
- a CDS encoding S9 family peptidase encodes the protein MKLRLTFTLFLTTFLLIFSQKSITNEDIFLNRKFNQDWVFGLNSMNDGLHYTTLKNGDTTSIEKFSYENLEKVQTILKSSDIQDLNFSNYKFNKNEKLILLETESEKIYRYSKKSIFYVYNTESKELIKIFNNKISLADFSPNSKFISYVYRNNIYTYNLENGKTEKITHKGLPNKIICGATDWVYEEEFALVKGYQWSPNSQYIAYYIFDESKVEEFSMDVFKGGLYPSQERFKYPKAGQKNSKVQINIFNIITKENITAKVNTKKENYLPRMKWTNLTNQLFIQRLNRHQNHLELLSVNPSDGNAKFIYEEKDKYYVDIHDNLIFYKDDSGFLWTSEKNGYNHIYLFQMNGKERRQITKGKWEVTNFYGYDDANKILYYQSNEESPLEKDIYRINIWGKSKKKLSGEKGTNNASFSKNYSFFINTHSSANSPNTINLFNKDGKKLNTIKDSSKLRETLNDYNLTTKDFFTFKTSKGINLNGWMMKPPNFNENKKYPVLMYVYGGPGSQTVTNSWGGHYMWYQMLCQQGYIVVSIDNRGTGGRGAEFKKCTYKELGKLETIDQIEGAKYLAKLKYVDEQKIGIWGWSYGGYMSSLCLLKGHEYFNTAIAVAPVTNWRFYDTIYTERYMQSPVENADGYDLNSPINHVDSLSGNYFLIHGSADDNVHVQNTYEMVDALVKANKQFELFIYPDKNHGIYGGNTRLHLFTQITDFITKNL
- a CDS encoding MFS transporter; this encodes MGQLIFWTALTVIAVLVAKWFINHDGHPKALFYLFFAEMWERFSFYGMRALLVLYIIKDYMESVENNEEIAYGIYAAYGALVYATPLLGGFIADRFIGYRKAIMLGGVLMAIGHFFMAFPGDFFFYGALGLLIAGNGFFKPNISSLVGALYKEGDIKRDSGFTIFYMGINLGAAAAPFICGYIGEMWGWHYGFSLAGLGMLAGVIVFWDGLKKGVFGDKGLQPQEYADKKFFNLNIDKLVWVFGFLIVPIFAYFIVLEAGGSNFLGMIINILLIISVGYAGLLMYQNYQSGKSDVANKIGSILILAVLCAIFWACFEQAGSSLTVWADKCVNLGMFTASQTNGINPAIIILAAFPFALLWQKLDLWGRNPNTPKKFALGLAFLGLGFLAFAYSIHFISDAGKLPFGTLIIGWLLITTGELCLSPIGLSKVTQLSPKKATAFFMGLWFLSSTVAHYIAGMLAKLTISGETTSSEGLLGKLNKILFSGVDPNGVGVAEAMVYNDLFAKIGFVTIGIAVITLLISPLIKKLMGDVH
- a CDS encoding FAD-binding protein; protein product: MNYTRINKTHIKYFKQILNDNNVYFGEECKHYASDHTENLVFVPELVLSPSSTTEVAKILKYCNKHSIPVTPSAALTGLSGGALPIFGGISLSMIKMNKLISIDEANFQAIVQPGLINEEFQSILKKKNLFYPPDPASKGSCTLGGNFALNAGGPKAVKYGVTSNYVLNLEIVLPNGDIFWTGANTLKNATGYNLTQLIVGSEGTLGVVTQAVVKILPLPNHRLLILIPFEINLEACKAVSDIMYNNILPSSLEFMEKDAVVFVQDQNYANIPFSIDDKTDSFLLIELDGSSKKKLFEEAEKIYDFTRKYSCGEVIVADNDIEQERIWKVRRSIGLAVKAFSVYKEEDTVVPRANLVKLLEGVKIIGNKYNFKSICYGHAGDGNLHVNILKDGLTNHQWDVVLNKAIREIFHLCVKLGGTISGEHGVGFVQKKYMDIPFTASNLALQKKIKKIFDPNNILNPGKIFDI
- a CDS encoding thioredoxin family protein; protein product: MYIKRIFVFSICGFLFFGCSNSDQKSNKIIAQNKVVTNKTQTVQSNSNIEEKSDWLINYDEVYNKSIKENKPILANFTGSDWCGWCKKLKKAVFDTETFKKWASENVVLFELDYPRRTQQDPIIKRQNAELQQTFRGLVRGYPTVLIFDIERELQEDGSKSQDKIKIHGQRMGYMPDPNSFINTAEANLKNRE